In a genomic window of Cuculus canorus isolate bCucCan1 chromosome 4, bCucCan1.pri, whole genome shotgun sequence:
- the FABP2 gene encoding fatty acid-binding protein, intestinal, protein MAFNGTWKIDRNENYEKFMEAMGVNIMKRKLGAQDNLKITIQQDGNKFTIKESSNFRTIELEFTLGVSFEYSLADGTELTGSWNSEGDKLVGTFTRKDNGKVLKAQREIVGDELVQTYTYEGVEAKRIFKRG, encoded by the exons atGGCATTCAATGGTACCTGGAAAatagacagaaatgaaaactatgAAAAGTTCATGGAGGCAATGG GTGTTAACATTATGAAAAGAAAGTTAGGAGCGCAGGATAATCTGAAGATCACTATACAGCAAGACGGAAACAAATTTACGATCAAAGAATCAAGCAACTTCCGTACTATAGAACTTGAATTCACTCTGGGAGTGAGCTTTGAATACAGTCTGGCTGATGGGACTGAACTTACT GGTTCATGGAACAGCGAAGGAGATAAACTCGTAGGAACATTTACTAGAAAAGATAATGGAAAAGTACtcaaagcacagagagaaatCGTAGGTGATGAACTTGTTCAG ACCTACACATATGAAGGAGTTGAAGCCAAGAGAATCTTCAAAAGAGGCTAA